The following coding sequences lie in one Rutidosis leptorrhynchoides isolate AG116_Rl617_1_P2 chromosome 4, CSIRO_AGI_Rlap_v1, whole genome shotgun sequence genomic window:
- the LOC139841310 gene encoding uncharacterized protein: protein MSVRVELDKRGIDLHSLLCPLCDDDIETVEHSLIFYTHTREIWEKVFNWWGLGNFSCYDIQQLLSGSGHASSSCFGRKIWQALKWICSYLIWQNRNSKVFHGNSWISPVALCDIQIKSFGWISSRAKGKNLDWLTWLSNPISYINL from the coding sequence ATGTCGGTAAGAGTCGAACTTGATAAAAGGGGCATAGATTTGCACAGTTTGCTTTGCCCCTTGTGTGACGATGATATCGAAACAGTCGAGCACTCTCTTATTTTCTATACGCACACGCGGGAGATTTGGGAAAAAGTGTTCAATTGGTGGGGTTTGGGAAATTTTTCTTGCTACGACATTCAGCAGCTTCTAAGTGGCAGTGGACATGCCTCCTCATCGTGCTTTGGAAGGAAGATTTGGCAAGCTCTAAAGTGGATTTGCTCGTATTTGATATGGCAAAACCGGAATAGCAAAGTGTTTCATGGTAACTCTTGGATCTCTCCGGTGGCGTTATGCGATATACAAATCAAGTCCTTCGGGTGGATCTCTTCTCGGGCAAAAGGAAAAAACCTCGATTGGCTTACGTGGTTATCTAATCCCATCTCTTATATCAACTTGTAA